The stretch of DNA TatacttatttcttttttttcacataGGTTCTAGTTATATTTATGTTAACTCTGGTTACTCGgatcatattatatattttgattgttgTATGGTATTGTTATAAGAACGAATATAATactattttgtttttgtctaaCAATCTTTTTTGCTATTTATTTGTTGGATATGGTTTACTTGATGAGTCGAGACTATTAGAAATAATCTTTTTAACTTCATAAGGTAAGAGTAAAGTTGTGTACGTACATAGTACATACCATGCTCCCCAAATTTCACTTGTGGATTACactgaatatatttttattgttgttgttttgacatcattttctctttcttttccccTCTAATATTGGAGCGTGATTTGAcatcattttctctttcttgtTTCTTAGATATGATTTACTTCAATCGAGACTCTATCGAAAACAGTTTATTTACCTTCATAAGGCCGTTAGGAGTAACTAAGGTTGTGTAGGTGCACACATGCTCCCTAAGCTCCACTTATGAAATGacactgaatatgttgttgttgttgttgttgttgttataggGGCATATTCTAATATTGGAGTATGTTATGGGAAAATTGTCAACAATTTACCATCAGATCAAGATGTCATAAATCTATACAAGGCTAATGGGATTAGAAAGATGAGAATATACTATCCAGATACAAATTTCTTCAATGCTCTCAAAGGAAGTAGCATTGAAATAATTCTTGATGTCCCAAATCAAGATCTTGAAGCCCTAACCAATCCTTCAAATGCTAATGGTTGggttcaaaataatataaaaaatcatttcccagatgttaaattcaaatatataccTATAGGAAATGAAGTATCTAATGGTCAAATTTCGCAATTTGTTCTTCCGGTGATGAAAAATGTTTACAACGCGTTATCAGCAGCAGGGTTACAAGATAAGATCAAGGTCTCAACTGCGACATATTCAGGTTTGTTAGCCAACACCTACCCACCCAAAGATAGTACCTTTAGCGAAGAATTTAAGGGTTTCATTAACCCTATAATTGAATTTCTAGCGCGAAATAACCTTCCAATCTTAGCCAATATTTACCCTTATTTTGGACATATTTATAACATGGTTGATATTCCACTTTCTTATGCACTTTTCAACCAACAAGGTGAAAATTCGATAGGATATCAAAATCTTTTTGATGCCCTTTTGGATTCTACATATTTTGCTATAGAGAAAGCCGGAGGACCAAATGTGGAGATTGTTGTATCGGAAACTGGTTGGCCTTCTAACGGACACCCTTCAGCAACTCTCGAAAATGCTCAAATTTATTATAGAAATTTGGTTAATCATGTAAAAAGCGGGGCTGGAACACCAAAAAAACCAGGAAGGATCATAGAAACTTATTTGTTTGCAATGTTTGATGAAAATCAAAAGCAAGGAGAAGTCACAGAAAATCACTTTGGACTCTTCTATCCAAATCAAACTGCAAAATATGATCTCAAATTTATGTATAGTGATAATTAACAAATGAAGAATCCTATGATTTTCCCTTCATATGCAAATGTCTTCCTACTTTTTCTTCGATTTCTCATGTGATCACTCAATTGATATAtagttattataattttataaagtcgCCTTTTTTGTCTAtccaattttcttcaaaaaaaaaaaaaaagtaatcatATGAAAAATCTATAGACACATTATTTTTTAccattttcaagtttcaactcatgacttggaacaccataactcaattccaagtggtgattctatgaataaaataattcatatattcaatattgaaaaaaaacctTTTTCTTCATCGATCATAAGAGAAACGGATTTTACAAAAATCAACTAAGCTTCAATAAAGAAAATGGATTCATATATTTGGTGGCAcgaatttaaaatgaaattggaTAATAAATAAAGCTTTATTTACCCCTAGCTATATATAACTGATTGTATTACACGCACCACTTACCGAATcaaaaaaaggttgaaaataaaagagtaaattttaggtttagcaaacataaaaatcatatatatttgtatgctatagttatagtttgcatagcaaattttatgtttgctatggagaaACAGATCTGTAAAAAAATCGCACGCAactttgatttgtataaaattgcaGGCacctgatttgtataaatcgcagCGATTTGTATAAATCAGGCGTATGTGTCTATggatttgtatatgtatatgttctgtatgtttgtatatctgcataaaatttgaatttgtatacaattgaatagaaataaaatatgtgtatatcaaatctctctctctctctcactttatacaatacaaattatacattgtactttgtataatttgtgtttgtataaagcgagaaagagaaaggcaaaagagaattggtaggggaagatctgtatttgtataattataagtgtatatgacgaaaatatatgtatttgtatttgtatttacaGTTTTCTCTCGTTTTTTACAAACACAAAcccaatttatacatttgtgtttgtataaagtgagagaggcgagggagagtggCGACCGAGATTTttggggagagaggcgaatgacaagTGTTTGCTACGGATcagaattaaatgaaactgtggttataacatttaatttgaattaataatttgttattttatacaattttcctaaaataaaaCCAGTTTAGGCCCATATGGCCATAACAAAACATTCTACCAACACCTAATAATGTTAAGCCCATGATTGAGTGATGTTGGACTATCTCACAATACACAttcattttaggaaaaattacataagtgaaggtcttttatttaataattaccaCTTTTAAgtatacttttaatttattaccatTTTTATCAACTTTTAGCAATACtgatttaaaacaattttgttCCTTTAAACTTAGCAAAAAGTGTTGTCATTTGCAACTTTTAGCAATACTGTCATTCAGCCAAATtgttatatatggttaaaagaATGATGTTGACATatgtcataaatatttttaaaaaagtgtacACGCAAGTAATTTTCCCTTGATTTTAAGTTTTCAGTCGCATAACCCTCCTATTTTCTTAtagaaatattcaaaaatttgatATACAAACATTATACAAATAATACAAACATGAAAAACTCAAATCTACTCCAATTTACTTCgcgtttaaattttgaattcctcTAAAATTTGTAACTAGTTGTGGGATTTGTAGCTCCATGATGGTGGAGCCTctttagaagaaagaaaattgggAAAAGGGGACCGACTTCGTAGAGCAGGAGAATGCTCAGATATATCTATGTGTGATTTCTCATTTGGTGTTTAAAATGTCCGGGGTAGATATATGTACTAATTGATGAGAGATAGAGATATAACCTAATTTGATCACACATTtgaacaaatcaaaataaaatgtaagagaaaaaaagggaccttttattatgataatttgaaattatatattatatagaattaaatatcattttcaaatctttttaatataaaaaatttataatttttttgtatagtGACACAAGAATGCACTTTCTTTTCAAATTGTCGaatttttgtttcaatatcTCTAAGttataatcaattttaattttcagcAAAATTCTTCTTATAACCACTAGAAAGTAACTACGCTATGTACGTATTAAAAAGTCATAATTAATATTtggaaaatttg from Solanum stenotomum isolate F172 unplaced genomic scaffold, ASM1918654v1 scaffold10327, whole genome shotgun sequence encodes:
- the LOC125849767 gene encoding glucan endo-1,3-beta-glucosidase isoform X2, producing the protein MALCYLFTKSGLVATILLLIGLLMCNVQMTGAYSNIGVCYGKIANNLPSDQDVINLYKANGIRKMRIYYPDTNVFNALKGSNIEIILDVPNQDLEALTNPSNANGWVQDNIKSHFPDVKFKYISIGNEVSNGQISQFVLPVMKNVYNALSAAGLQDKIKVSTATYSGLLANTYPPKDSTFSEEFKGFINPIIEFLARNNLPILANIYPYFGHIYNMVDIPLSYALFNQQGENSIGYQNLFDALLDSTYFAIEKAGGPNVEIVVSETGWPSNGHPSATLENAQIYYRNLVNHVKSGAGTPKKPGRIIETYLFAMFDENQKQGEVTENHFGLFYPNQTAKYDLKFMYSDN